In one Nocardioides sp. NBC_00368 genomic region, the following are encoded:
- a CDS encoding nitrate- and nitrite sensing domain-containing protein: MARILEAGHAVGQVHGDVRPATIGYAPDGRIALIGAVPPRGGEALPYMSPEQIDRRRTSPASDIYSLGAVFFELLVGRPPYAGIEPERVGTLVTVPGHLDGITTAMLAEDPGKRPRADEVAAVLESGVAAPPKRIVRPTGITGPRLSPTLLGVLMLLVLPGLVLGGWNTLRAGDTTSTVGSARPLADILPTSFQLAFDLSIERDALRTDADLTEDFLQITDRSIEAWTTEVRDLDSTGDPGLRRRTERTAAAIERLSDIRAAARAGDRSGKLVAVELYTNAVNGLFDLAAELPTFQDDSLARQARNLELIGSVSEVLGLERRIMANALRNERISEQGIADLSAAQDSWATHSQSIYAHADPATRQTLDKISGQSFEFGSYAVSSQRAVIRLLNARDVDDLIRQLKDSSDGRPVDQVWLADAASYVQDLKKVVVDSARQLADDVDREHREAKNQTIGWGIFTGIVLTVLVGLGIALLRARKRTVDA; this comes from the coding sequence GTGGCGCGCATCCTCGAGGCGGGCCACGCCGTCGGACAGGTGCACGGCGACGTCCGGCCGGCCACCATCGGATACGCGCCCGACGGCCGGATCGCGCTGATCGGCGCGGTCCCGCCGCGCGGCGGCGAGGCCCTGCCCTACATGTCGCCCGAGCAGATCGACCGCCGGCGGACCAGCCCGGCCAGCGACATCTACTCGCTCGGTGCGGTGTTCTTCGAGCTGCTCGTCGGGCGTCCGCCGTACGCAGGCATCGAGCCCGAGCGGGTCGGCACGCTGGTGACCGTACCCGGCCACCTGGACGGCATCACGACCGCGATGCTCGCCGAAGACCCGGGCAAGCGCCCCCGGGCCGACGAGGTCGCGGCGGTGCTCGAGAGCGGGGTCGCGGCCCCACCGAAGCGGATCGTACGTCCGACCGGCATCACCGGCCCGCGACTCTCGCCCACGCTGCTGGGTGTGCTGATGCTGCTGGTCCTGCCCGGGCTGGTCCTCGGCGGCTGGAACACGCTCCGGGCCGGCGACACGACGTCGACCGTCGGGAGCGCGCGTCCGCTGGCCGACATCTTGCCGACCAGCTTCCAGCTCGCCTTCGACCTCTCGATAGAGCGCGACGCGCTGCGGACCGACGCGGACTTGACCGAGGACTTCCTGCAGATCACCGACAGGTCCATCGAGGCCTGGACCACCGAGGTCAGGGACCTCGACTCCACCGGCGACCCGGGCCTGCGGCGGCGTACGGAGCGGACGGCGGCCGCCATCGAGCGGCTCTCGGACATCCGCGCGGCCGCCCGCGCGGGCGACCGGTCCGGGAAGCTCGTGGCCGTCGAGCTGTACACGAACGCGGTCAACGGGCTCTTCGACCTCGCCGCCGAGCTGCCCACGTTCCAGGACGACTCGCTGGCGCGGCAGGCGCGGAACCTCGAGCTGATCGGGTCCGTCTCGGAGGTGCTCGGGCTCGAGCGCCGGATCATGGCGAACGCGTTGCGCAACGAGCGGATCAGCGAGCAGGGCATCGCCGATCTCAGCGCGGCCCAGGACTCCTGGGCGACCCACTCGCAGTCGATCTACGCCCACGCCGACCCGGCGACACGGCAGACGCTCGACAAGATCTCGGGTCAGTCGTTCGAGTTCGGGTCCTACGCGGTCTCCTCGCAGCGTGCCGTCATCCGCCTGCTCAACGCTCGTGACGTCGACGACCTGATCCGGCAGCTGAAGGACAGCTCCGACGGCAGGCCTGTCGACCAGGTCTGGCTGGCCGATGCGGCCAGCTACGTCCAGGACCTGAAGAAGGTGGTCGTGGACTCGGCTCGGCAGCTCGCCGACGATGTCGACCGCGAGCACCGGGAGGCGAAGAACCAGACGATCGGCTGGGGCATCTTCACCGGCATCGTGCTGACGGTGCTCGTCGGGCTCGGCATCGCTCTGCTGCGCGCGCGAAAGCGAACGGTTGATGCGTAA
- a CDS encoding GAF domain-containing protein produces the protein MTGRHPPVQRTAAVDPAALAPRVRASWQRSQEYGVSVEDVDPVFSGAYDQESLFFQCGQEVLDDLHRTLVDEPVSLMLTDPGGLVLNRLSGDQQLLRDLDAVHLAPGFSYAERAAGTNGLGLALADRTPTVVRAEEHYSLSLCSYTCAAAPVIDPISGRLEGSVNLTTWSESSHDLLLALAQSAASNTASLMLARAHGRFPRPAPRGEVFRVEAPRLEPGAGSLRDLSSGWREALGKVRDALTAGRRVAVVGEPGVGRTTLVAQAFRDLRPRDRILAASAPDPADAEAWLSLWTPELAKQDTAVVVRDVNMLPAWVAERLHALLVEVVPGTVAAVPFAMTADTFDGIPAALADLVDTVVEVPPLRERPEDVLPLAHRVGLRLRGREIALTPAAERALHDHGWPGNVTELVHVVQRAASAGDQIDLRHLPAEVLSDTRRPLSRIDAFERGEIVRVLTRPGITMQEAAAELGMSRATVYRKVQQYGIRLRPG, from the coding sequence ATGACCGGGCGCCATCCTCCTGTGCAGCGCACCGCGGCGGTCGACCCCGCCGCGCTGGCGCCTCGCGTGCGCGCCTCCTGGCAGCGCAGCCAGGAGTACGGCGTCTCCGTCGAGGACGTCGACCCGGTCTTCTCCGGTGCCTACGACCAGGAGTCGCTCTTCTTCCAGTGCGGCCAGGAGGTGCTCGACGACCTCCATCGCACCCTCGTCGACGAGCCGGTCAGCCTGATGCTCACCGATCCCGGCGGCCTGGTACTCAACCGGCTCAGCGGCGACCAGCAACTGCTCCGGGACCTCGATGCAGTTCACCTGGCACCTGGGTTCAGCTACGCCGAGCGCGCGGCCGGCACCAACGGGCTCGGTCTCGCCCTGGCCGACCGGACGCCGACCGTGGTCCGGGCCGAGGAGCACTACTCGCTCTCGCTGTGCAGCTACACCTGTGCTGCGGCGCCGGTGATCGACCCGATCAGCGGGCGCCTGGAGGGCAGCGTCAACCTGACCACCTGGTCGGAGTCGTCCCACGACCTGCTGCTCGCCCTGGCCCAGTCGGCGGCCAGCAACACCGCCTCGCTCATGCTGGCCCGCGCCCATGGCCGCTTCCCGCGACCGGCTCCCCGTGGCGAGGTGTTCCGGGTCGAGGCGCCCCGGCTGGAGCCGGGCGCCGGCAGCCTCCGAGATCTCTCCTCCGGCTGGCGCGAGGCGTTGGGAAAGGTACGAGACGCCCTGACCGCCGGCCGACGGGTCGCGGTGGTCGGGGAGCCCGGGGTGGGACGTACGACGCTGGTCGCGCAGGCCTTCCGCGACCTGCGGCCCCGCGACCGGATCCTCGCGGCCTCCGCCCCGGACCCCGCCGACGCCGAGGCCTGGCTCTCGCTGTGGACACCGGAGCTCGCCAAGCAGGACACCGCGGTGGTCGTACGCGACGTGAACATGCTTCCCGCGTGGGTCGCCGAGCGGCTGCACGCCCTACTCGTCGAGGTCGTGCCCGGGACGGTCGCGGCGGTGCCGTTCGCGATGACCGCCGACACCTTCGACGGCATCCCGGCGGCCCTGGCCGACCTCGTCGACACTGTGGTCGAGGTGCCGCCGCTGCGGGAGCGACCCGAGGACGTACTGCCGCTGGCGCATCGGGTGGGCCTGCGCCTGCGCGGCCGGGAGATCGCGCTGACCCCGGCCGCGGAGCGGGCGCTGCACGACCACGGCTGGCCGGGCAACGTCACCGAGCTAGTCCACGTCGTCCAGCGGGCCGCGAGCGCCGGCGACCAGATCGACCTTCGCCACCTGCCCGCCGAGGTGCTCTCCGACACCAGGCGCCCGCTATCCCGCATCGATGCCTTCGAACGCGGCGAGATCGTCCGCGTCCTGACCCGCCCCGGCATCACCATGCAGGAGGCGGCCGCAGAGCTCGGGATGTCGCGGGCCACGGTCTACCGGAAGGTGCAGCAGTACGGGATCCGGCTCCGGCCGGGCTAG